In a genomic window of Branchiostoma floridae strain S238N-H82 chromosome 19, Bfl_VNyyK, whole genome shotgun sequence:
- the LOC118407200 gene encoding protein-arginine deiminase type-2-like, translated as MTDKLNVTSGVLHDGRKTAIVNCHLPSIKANNELIAFEILDEAGRHVGSATLVLTVYQLSLDVDADRDGFIDKENPSKSRWEWGAGGTGAILLVNNDNDDVTTDKNPDNRNCAVDGEMDLKDMSPMAVRMRGPTDLPKEYIIWLHTSSENAQRIGIFHLRDGAGSSGSNIHHVIGPAAGNMAELDWKVNPTDNTMTYNFAVEALHYPDVDFDGAVSIHLSLRKGAGKPIFEETVVFRVAPWVMTPTTLPPQEVYVSGVVEPEENSQFIRDIRQLTTRAGVKLTIAAPAQNGGSDRWMQNEVEVGYSEAPGRAPMPVAFSSPRYGGLQPFPRTKLLGPDFGHFSHYQLGEDPTSLDSFGNLEVSPPVKVNGVDYPLGRILVGSSLARGNPGRRMMDTLLNFLRAQRVQPPVLLYSDWLEVGHVDEFVTFVPATNGKGFRMLLSSPDACYRLLERLRDGGYGEAALFQGKRRQSKSQLNNWDTSHGFSLKEGAAVTVNNLLEDSSLKKQNALYQIYINENREILKKELGMTEEDIIDLPQLYREVTEPSADTPGRAAAAFPNLVNMLVLGEFLGIPKPFGPIINGTCALEQHVTSLLEPLGLSCEFLDDWYSYHVFLGEVHCGTQTRRQPSAFKWWEMTL; from the exons ATGACAGATAAGCTCAACGTCACTTCCGGTGTGCTGCATGATGGGAGAAAAACAGCGATTGTGAACTGTCATCTCCCCAGCATTAAAGCAAACAACGAGTTG ATTGCGTTTGAGATCTTGGACGAAGccgggcgccatgttggatcagcTACCCTGGTGCTGACGGTGTACCAGCTGTCTCTGGACGTGGATGCGGACAGGGACGGTTTCATAGACAAGGAGAACCCATCAAAA AGCCGATGGGAATGGGGGGCAGGAGGTACCGGGGCCATTCTTCTTGTCAACAACGACAacgatgacgtcacgacagACAAGAACCCTGACAACAGGAATTGTGCTGTCGATGGAGAGATGG ATCTGAAAGACATGAGCCCGATGGCTGTACGCATGCGCGGACCGACAGACTTACCCAAAGAGTACATTATTTGGCTGCATACGTCATCAGAGAACGCTCAAAGGATCGGAATATTCCATCTCAGGGACGGAG CAGGTTCCTCTGGTTCGAACATCCATCACGTGATTGGTCCAGCTGCCGGCAACATGGCGGAGCTGGACTGGAAAGTGAACCCCACGGACAACACCATGACGTATAACTTTGCCGTGGAAGCTCTCCACTATCCTGATGTTGACTTTGACGGAGCGGTTTCCATACATTTGTCTCTGCGTAAG GGAGCAGGAAAGCCCATTTTTGAAGAGACAGTCGTGTTCCGGGTGGCACCTTGGGTCATGACTCCCACCACTCTTCCGCCACAGGAG GTTTACGTGAGTGGAGTCGTGGAGCCGGAGGAGAATTCCCAGTTCATCCGCGATATACGACAGCTGACGACTCGCGCTGGGGTGAAGCTGACCATTGCTGCGCCTGCACAGAACGGGGGCAGCGACCGTTGGATGCAG AATGAGGTAGAAGTGGGTTATTCTGAGGCGCCTGGCCGAGCCCCTATGCCTGTCGCATTCTCCTCACCTCGCTACGGAGGGCTCCAGCCTTTTCCGAGGACAAAACTTCTA ggaccagattttggacacTTCAGTCATTACCAGTTAGGGGAAGATCCAACCTCACTGGATTCCTTCGGTAACCTTGAAGTCAGTCCACCGGTCAAGGTCAACGGAGTGGACTATCCTCTCGGACGGATCCTTGTTGGCTCCTCGTTGGCAAG AGGAAATCCCGGCCGTCGCATGATGGACACACTACTGAACTTCCTGAGGGCACAAAGAGTGCAGCCTCCAGTCCTACTCTACTCTGATTGGCTGGAGGTCGGTCACGTGGACGAATTTGTGACCTTCGTTCCTGCTACAAACGGGAAG GGTTTTCGTATGCTGTTGTCCAGTCCGGATGCCTGTTACCGTCTACTGGAGAGGCTAAGGGACGGCGGGTACGGGGAGGCAGCTCTGTTTCAAG GCAAGAGAAGGCAGTCCAAGAGTCAGCTAAATAACTGGGACACGTCACAT GGTTTCAGTCTGAAGGAGGGTGCCGCCGTCACCGTCAACAACCTGCTGGAAGATTCGTCCTTAAAGAAACAAAACGCTCTCTACCAG ATATACATTAACGAGAATCGGGAGATACTGAAGAAAGAGTTGGGGATGACTGAAGAGGACATTATCGACCTGCCGCAGCTGTACCGAGAAGTGACGGAGCCCAGCGCTGACACACCGGGGCGGGCAG CTGCAGCCTTCCCCAACCTGGTGAACATGTTAGTACTGGGAGAATTCCTGGGGATCCCGAAGCCCTTCGGTCCCATCATCAACGGCACATGCGCGTTAGAACAACacgtgacgtcactgctggaacCTTTGGGTCTATCCTGCGAGTTCCTGGATGACTGGTACTCCTATCACGTGTTCCTGGGAGAGGTGCATTGTGGGACTCAAACACGACGACAACCATCCGCTTTTAAGTGGTGGGAGATGACCCTTTGA
- the LOC118406426 gene encoding uncharacterized protein LOC118406426, with amino-acid sequence MAKVDSFFETEEGRTVVVALERFVRGSATGLALYGGGTIALSVVNGKLFRSPGHVVREALSVDTLRFSAFLGAFPAVYKLAHDTLRRVRPGKDGSNSTMAGAIAGLTMFIESGKRRRTIALFLLARAAGAFMSTWVRRGRLPRVRHLDTGVFCLCTGFIVYAAALDPELLPVGYYNSILRWSRGWTDKGLAETLRREGTAFVPCDVHMHPGSCHVYTLKDTLRSWPSFFKMYLPINLVPVLLFKYKELISRPTDTLTSLFINTAWSGTFLTFLVQIAKYVICVLRHWKHKPPPADGYIPFAAGVLCALSVLFERASRRRELSMYVVPHFLNGMFLLAQRHHVKTVPFGSILVFMASTMTLMHAYERERDSLSNLVKGIIKHLVGN; translated from the exons ATGGCAAAGGTGGACAGTTTCTTTGAGACAGAGGAGGGGCGAACTGTTGTAGTGGCGTTAGAGCGGTTCGTCAGAGGATCTGCGACAGGACTGGCGCTATACGGAGGCGGGACCATCGCACTGTCGGTCGTGAACGGGAAACTCTTCAGAAG CCCCGGCCATGTTGTCCGCGAAGCCCTGTCCGTGGACACGTTGCGTTTCTCGGCGTTCCTGGGAGCGTTTCCCGCCGTCTACAAACTGGCTCACGACACATTACGGAGGGTTCGACCTGGGAAG GATGGTTCGAACAGCACCATGGCCGGCGCCATTGCAGGACTGACCATGTTTATCGAGTCGGGCAAACGACGGCGGACCATCGCTCTCTTCCTGTTGGCCCGTGCAGCGGGCGCTTTCATGAGTACCTGG GTAAGACGAGGCCGCCTGCCGCGAGTCCGACACCTGGACACGGGCGTGTTCTGCCTCTGCACGGGCTTCATCGTGTACGCCGCCGCCCTGGACCCCGAGCTGCTCCCCGTAGGCTACTACAACTCCATCCTCCGCTGGTCCCGCGGCTGGACCGACAAGGGGCTGGCCGAAACCCTCCGGCGGGAGGGCACGGCGTTCGTCCCGTGCGATGTACACATGCACCCCGGTAGCTGTCATGTCTACACCCTGAAGGACACGCTGAGGAGCTGGCCTAGCTTCTTTAAGATGTACCTGCCCATCAATCTTGTCCCAGTCTTGCTCTTCAAATACAAAGAGCTTATATCAAG GCCCACAGATACTCTGACGTCACTCTTCATCAACACGGCCTGGTCCGGCACCTTCCTGACGTTTCTGGTGCAGATTGCGAAATACGTCATTTGCGTACTACGTCACTGGAAACACAAACCTCCTCCGGCGGACGGATACATCCCCTTCGCCGCCGGTGTGCTCTGCGCCCTCTCCGTGCTTTTCGAACGGGCTTCGAGAAG GCGAGAGCTGTCTATGTACGTCGTTCCGCACTTCCTGAATGGGATGTTCCTATTGGCTCAGCGGCATCACGTGAAGACCGTGCCGTTCGGGTCCATCTTGGTTTTCATGGCGTCCACCATGACCCTCATGCACGCGTACGAACGGGAGAGAGACTCGCTCTCTAACTTAGTCAAGGGTATCATCAAACACTTGGTAGGGAACTAA